In one Lycorma delicatula isolate Av1 chromosome 5, ASM4794821v1, whole genome shotgun sequence genomic region, the following are encoded:
- the LOC142324666 gene encoding uncharacterized protein LOC142324666 has product MYRQILVTQRDSNLQRILWRENPEQDLKHYSLRTVTYGTTSASFLATRCLVQIANDNNNQFPNACRAILNDFYVDDLITGADSVHEIKQLKTDVCNLLKQSHWTHYIFIQSLWQVKCNWDDTLPDNLLSQWRILYNQLSLVSSINVDRCVKLSIDSSIKSFQLHGFADASLKGFGCRIYVRITHCNDKVSCNLLCSKSRVAPLRQMTLPRLELCACLLLSCLLNQVTLALNERINEIHLYSDSMIALHWIHGQSTKWKVFVANRVSEIQQLTSNAMWHHTESPSNPVDILSRGCLPEKLINFVLWWHGPSWLLQDSSCWPTNHHFNSTEKNVDPQCLVEKRQTVQFIQNITHKSTNDRKFDALSSNELEFTLEFFIYQSQIAYFKSEINDLQNQRFISKQSKLSLLDPFLDGKGLLRVGGRLEHSNLSFDKKHQLILHSHANITRLIIHSKHLLLLHAGLQLTHSSLRQRFWIVNAKIAIGSVVRKCLKCFHFNADKQSQQLDPEPLTPGHFLIGSPLTSFPDPDFSEIPENRLGRWQLLQKFIQVIWKRWSKDYMQQRNKWRFPNRNLCEGNLVLVCDDNTSPLFWKSGIVTHAFMGSDNLVKSC; this is encoded by the exons ATGTACAGACAGATTCTAGTTACTCAAAGGGACAGTAATTTGCAAAGAATACTGTGGCGTGAAAACCCTGAACAGGATTTAAAGCATTATTCCTTAAGAACAGTAACTTATGGTACAACTAGTGCCTCATTTTTAGCTACTCGTTGTTTAGTTCAAATTGCCAATGATAATAACAATCAATTTCCTAATGCCTGCAGAgccatattaaatgatttttatgttgatgacctTATTACAGGAGCTGATAGTGTACATGAAATTAAGCAATTAAAAACTGAtgtatgtaacttattaaaaca GTCTCATTGGacccattatatttttattcaaagccTTTGGCAAGTCAAGTGCAATTGGGATGATACTTTACCTGATAATTTATTATCACAGTGGCgaattttatacaatcaattaaGTTTAGTTAGTTCTATAAATGTTGACAGATGTGTAAAGTTAAGCATTGATAGTAGCATCAAATCCTTCCAACTCCATGGATTTGCAGATGCATCTCTTAAGGGTTTCGGATGTCGTATATATGTTAGAATTACTCACTGTAATGATAaggtttcatgtaatttattgtgTTCCAAATCTCGAGTTGCTCCTTTAAGGCAAATGACTCTTCCAAGACTTGAACTCTGTGCTTGTTTGCTCTTATCATGTTTACTTAATCAAGTTACATTAGCcttaaatgaaagaataaatgaaattcatttatattctgaTTCCATGATTGCACTCCATTGGATTCATGGTCAATCAACCAAATGGAAAGTGTTTGTAGCCAATCGAGTTTCAGAAATTCAACAGTTGACTTCTAATGCGATGTGGCATCATACTGAATCACCTTCGAATCCTGTCGATATACTCTCTCGGGGATGTCTtccggaaaaattaattaattttgtattatggtGGCATGGTCCAAGCTGGCTTTTGCAAGATTCTTCCTGTTGGCCAACTAATCATCACTTtaattctactgaaaaaaatgttgatcCTCAATGCCTTGTTGAAAAACGTCAAACTGTTCA attcattcaaaatattacacataagtCTACTAACGATAGAAAATTTGATGCATTGTCTTCAAATGAATTAGAATTCActcttgaatttttcatttatcaatctCAGATCGCATATTTTAAGTCTGAAATTAATGATCTTCAAAACCAACGTTTCATTTCGAAACAAAGTAAACTCAGTTTGCTAGATCCATTTTTAGACGGTAAAGGTTTACTTCGTGTAGGAGGAAGACTGGAACATTCTAATTTGTCTTTCgataaaaaacatcaattaatattacattctCATGCAAACATAACAAGGTTAATCATCCACAGTAAACATTTACTTCTTTTACATGCTGGACTGCAATTAACTCACAGTTCTCTTCGTCAAAGATTTTGGATTGTGAATGCAAAAATAGCTATTGGTTCTGTAGTTAGGAAATgcctaaaatgttttcattttaatgctGATAAGCAATCTCAGCAACTTG ATCCTGAACCGCTTACTCCTGGCCATTTCTTAATCGGTTCTCCTCTTACTTCATTTCCTGACCCAGACTTTTCTGAAATTCCAGAAAATCGTTTAGGTAGGTGGCAATTATTGCAgaaatttattcaagttatttgGAAAAGATGGTCTAAAGATTATATGCAACAACGCAATAAATGGCGTTTTCCTAACAGAAATCTTTGTGAGGGcaatttagttttagtttgtgATGACAATACTTCTCCATTATTTTGGAAATCTGGAATTGTTACTCATGCTTTCATGGGTTCTGATAATTTAGTTAAGAGTTGTTGA